The genome window GACCCAACCCCccttaaaagtaaaaattgtttttttcttccaGTATAGGACGAAAAAAAGCATTGATAATAACTGGCATCCTTGGTGGAGTGTTGGGTGTAGTCAGAAGTTACGCCACCAACTATTGGCTTTATGATGTACTACAGTTATTGGAAACTGCTTTAGGAGATGTGTGCTCTCCGGCTTTCatgttaggtaggtaactacttaTCCTTCTATCTTTGACTAcgattatagttttttttgagGTTGTAGGAATTTTAATATGGGTTTTGTTGATGATgatcataacataatattatgagcCAAAGATTTAAGCCTTACTATTTGTTCATAAGAAATTatactacaataaataatatatatctaacaaaaataatacattttaccaTCACAGTTTTATCATAAATGATAAACCTAATACTGACTATGTATTTCCTTTTTTCAGCTATTGAAATAGTACCAGCAAGAGATCGAGCGAAATTCTTCGTAGTAACAAATTTGGGTTACCAATTTGGGAGTTACATACTCGTACTATTAGCTTGGTTTTATCCAAACTTTAGATCATTTTTACGAGTTCTGTATGCACCTCTACTACTGTTTGTTCTCTACGGTTATCTCATAGATGAAAGCCCAAGATGGTTGCTCGCTAAAGGAAGAAAAAAAGAAGCATTGGCTATACTAGAAAACGCAGCTAAGACTAATAACATTGTTCTGGAAAAATCTTTACTAGAAAACTTGACGTGCGAAACGGAAGATAAATCAGAAGAAATAGGATATTTAACACTACTCAGAAGGACTTGTTCTTCTAAGATCTTGTTACAAAGATTTCTGATTTGTGTAGTTTGGTGGTTTACTAGTACATTTGTATCATATGGATTAACAGTAAACTCAGTGTTGTGGGGAGGCAACAAATATCTGAACTACGCATTTATAACAACAGTTGAAGTACCTGCCGTTTTTATGATGGGATATGTTATGAAAAGATACAAGAGGAAAAAGCCTTTaatgatttcattttcttgtGCCGCTGTGTTTTTCCTCATTCAACCTTTACTACCATCTGGTtcgtaaaacattttttaaagttatttcctaaattatttttgatttggttgtaatattgcaaataataatatgaaaacttGTGTTTCCTTTTCTTACAGACATGACTTGGCTGTCCATAGTGTTTTTCTTGCTGGGAAAATTTATGGcttcaatatttttcaacATAACATACGTGTTTACGTCGGAATTGTTTCCTACTCACACAAGAAACTCAATGCATGCTCTATGCTCCTCCATTGGAAGAATCGGTTCAATATTGGCACCACAGACGCCGTTATTGGTaggttaatttaataaaaaccaataatttgtaaaaagtATTGCCAAAGTGCTTCTTACACATATCTTAGAAATACCACACATACTCATTGATACgaagtaaaagtcacgtgaccaacggaatttctatgaaaaagcAACATTTCAGAaactttcataattaattgaaCAAGATTTGCTACTAATGATTTCATGAGTGAAAAGGAGTCCCCATTCAGCATAACTTACAGTTgttgcatttaaaaatctttaagCATGTAATTTTCCTTGCTCAAGTagcatttaataaaaaatacgtgTAATTGGTTCCAGTTGTCCTACTGGGCCGGTCTTCCAGCTGTGCTGTTCGGTTCAGCATCAGCCCTCGCGGCCATCGTCACTATATTTGTCCCGGACACAGCGGACGACTCGCTACCTGACACCGTGCACGAAGCTGAATTTGTCGGAATGAACGAAGATACGAGAAAAGAACAAGAAGtcaaaatgatttaaaaagtgattaagtacatatttatggCTCAAAATATTGTTCAACAAAGTTCGAGTTCTTGCTCGAAAACCTTAAATTCTGGGCTGTGTAATTGGCTCGAAAATAACACTAGATTGTGCATTGGAAATGAACCCTCACAGATACAATAGAAATATACATATCACAGAAACAAAAGCTTTGCTATTAGAATATTGCTTTTGTATGTTTTGAATGCCAGTTTTAAATTGAATTATCTACCTctattttcatttataaaaacgtatttcTTGTGTATTGGTATAAGCTTTTTAACCCTTAATTATTCACTTCGTGAAATTTACTAACGTAATTCACTTGTATGAGTCCCTGGGACTCACATATTTTGTAAGCGTGGGTTActcaaataaaacatatttttttcaaaaaaatatgttgtaaTGTTAATCAGTACTTATTAATGCACTAGAAAAAAGCAACGAAACTGGACAGACTTCTGAGATCCTCTCCAAAATTAAAGAAACTAATTTTATGAGCCTAAAAAAACAGAGGTATTTTAAAACCtctacaaaaatatcaaatattcgtgacaaatatatgtttttacgtttttttgaCTCTTAAAGACatacaaatcaaaaataaaaaaacaaaaatgtatgctctaatacaaaaataaaaaacgtgCAATGGGTTTTGCCACTGCTTACTGGCAACGTCAGCATACCTTTTTTGAGCAGGCCAAACATATGGGTTTTGTACATTTGGTACATAGAAATGATGTTTATATTCTCTTTTTGTAATGGAACAAACAGCAGTACTTTCTTTCATTACATGTCTTCAGATTCAGAGTGGCTCTCATCTTCAGGAATGTCTTTTTCATGATAGATGAAATCGAGCAGCGAAATTTGTGTGGCATACGAGTTATGTGCAGGCGTGTCCTTAGATTCATTAATATTAACTTGTTTTCGATTCATTTTGCCAatccattaaaaatatataggtattataagcatataaaaaatatgatttatatcaataataaCGACAAATAAGCAACATTTGaaaattgaatttaataaaataaatatagcatAATTCACTTGTATGAGTCCGTGGGACTCACTCGACGCAATAACTCACTAAATACGCATCGCCGGCGCACGTCCTCTCGCCACCGCGGAGCCCGTGACCCTTCAGGAAGGTACTGAGACGGGGGGGAAACTAGCAGCTCAAACGTTACAAttattgaattttgaaattttgatgTGAGTCCCAGGGACTCAGGAAGTGAATTAAGGGTTAATAGATTGTGCATTGGAAATGAACCCGCACAGATACAATAGAAACATACATATCACAGAAACAAAagctttgctattacaatattGCTTTTGTATGTTTTGAGTTTTGTCGTGTGACTACGTGTACTACATTGTTACAAGAGTGGAAAATgcatcattatatttattcaaaCTCTGGCGTACTCGACTGTAATGACATACTTTCCGCACTTGTATCACaatatactattttatatgtgtaaagattaaaaacaaaataagaaataaatgactataattatttaacaaccCCATCATGGCAAATGTAAGCTCAATATGGACTATGGAGTAGctacttttaaaatacatatacgCTTAGCAGTGCAGTGGAGACACATTGCTAAGAGGGTAAATGGATCTTTATAATCAACTACTTTATATATCTCCTTCTAAATACAGGTGacataaatagtttttagACAAATGAAAAACATAGAACCCAGAACGCTACCTTGTGGGATACCTCAGATTATCTCACTCTCTCTTCAGAAAGCTCCTAGAAGAAGTAAAGATGTTTTATGGCCTGGGATATGCCTATGCCCATCAGTTATGATTGTTGATGGATGAAGATGTTTGTTCATCACTTTAAAGTAGAATAAATATATGAAAGGTATTTATTACAGTTAAGATAAAGAAAGTAGTGCATCCAAACTCTTTGATCTATAATTTTTTACCACACTCAATTGAAAATATCAATTGTACCCTACGTAACCTACAAtccttatttaattttagcttATGCTGGCTTAGCTATTTGAAATCATTACGTACGTGCGGTTGTAacaaactgtattttttatttttattgaactctttattgtacaaatattacaaaaaaagtacgaagggtggacttaatgctaaaagcattttctgccagaagggtatattaatttatttgttgcCATATCTATCATTCACAACCTCtgtaatacatttatttatttacttaactattagACCAATAATactattgtaataataataataaagccgtattatttttatcttatttatctCTGTATATGACGCTATCGATACCCTAATCCATCATTGATCCACTTAAAACTGTTATAACGATATCAAGGATTAACCATGTCTTGAAGTAGCcgtcaaaatcaaaattttcGTCAATATTTGACCTTGTTTTCGGGAATCATATGAGGCCGCGATCCCAGTACATTAACTTTACCCTTCGCTGGCATGTTTAGAATGCCGATCGCAAAACTAGCAAAATGTGAATACTCTAGTGTTCATAGTTTACAGCATTATTTCATATAACTAAATTTATCTTGTAAAAATATGGAGCTCAGAAATCCAAATTAAGTTCGGTTAAACCCACATTTATTAAACTAAATTACCtattaatcataaaaaattTATAGCATGCAATATTGACAGACTAAcctaaatattgctttttatgaaACCTATTTTATGGCCGCAATTTTACAATGTAATATAACTTATGGatacatgtttttttatcatgaatgaaaaaaaatttataagtattaaaactaggtacttaatttattatcttTAAAGTTCATAAACTTAATGGAGGATATACATAATGGCCAAATTATAGAAATAGTAAagtaaagataaagataacgaatatattatataccttaTACCTACCTCTATGTTTAAATAGGATAAAGATACATCACACAGGGTAGAATTTCAGTGGCTGAGCCAGTGGTGTatatacatcatcatcatcatcatcatcagccagtaatcatccactgctggacataggcctctcccaaggagcgccacagcactcggtcctcggctttcctcatccaaccactacccgc of Plutella xylostella chromosome 26, ilPluXylo3.1, whole genome shotgun sequence contains these proteins:
- the LOC105391592 gene encoding organic cation transporter protein, translating into MSLEKPEKNVDLDDVLRKFSVTQKYHVVFGLLLFIAFASNSLTGSQFVFAADYVQYKCDNSIKPCNESSSNNVTFGKQFDQQCYERVPLDRNSTCVEIDQSEVVPCNKWIYENPKSFVAEFQLACQEWKRTLVGTVHSFGNMVGLLLVGPISDSIGRKKALIITGILGGVLGVVRSYATNYWLYDVLQLLETALGDVCSPAFMLAIEIVPARDRAKFFVVTNLGYQFGSYILVLLAWFYPNFRSFLRVLYAPLLLFVLYGYLIDESPRWLLAKGRKKEALAILENAAKTNNIVLEKSLLENLTCETEDKSEEIGYLTLLRRTCSSKILLQRFLICVVWWFTSTFVSYGLTVNSVLWGGNKYLNYAFITTVEVPAVFMMGYVMKRYKRKKPLMISFSCAAVFFLIQPLLPSDMTWLSIVFFLLGKFMASIFFNITYVFTSELFPTHTRNSMHALCSSIGRIGSILAPQTPLLLSYWAGLPAVLFGSASALAAIVTIFVPDTADDSLPDTVHEAEFVGMNEDTRKEQEVKMI